A stretch of the Agelaius phoeniceus isolate bAgePho1 chromosome 1, bAgePho1.hap1, whole genome shotgun sequence genome encodes the following:
- the ENKUR gene encoding enkurin isoform X2, which produces MATQSAPEGACDPPPRPKPPAKSDGYISKLRELVKHEGDKNKSQWKTMGPAKVAVPSPNDFLQKRSKESKLAPKKKEEDGKKLLPLSVPPRTYHPVTRIKKNFISKNALAVMTGEPKKPRHFCVDTRQGDKYLLEPSGLFPKYINKKNYGVLPKYVIQRNEEMKREEEEYQASVLEQLKKKAMKLLSEEERTNVLKALKKNWEEINRAYQSLPIVTDTRYKQMHKEELELKLKQLEHDIASIEKHKCVYIANI; this is translated from the exons ATGGCCACGCAGAGCGCCCCGGAGGGCGCCTGTGACCCGCCGCCCCGGCCGAAGCCGCCCGCCAAATCTGACGG GTATATATCCAAACTTAGAGAACTTGTGAAACATGAAGGagacaaaaataaatctcaGTGGAAAACTATGGGGCCAGCAAAAGTTGCAGTGCCATCTCCAAATGATTTTCTGCAGAAACGTTCCAAGGAGTCCAAGCTAGCACCAA aaaaaaaagaagaggatgGTAAAAAACTGCTCCCATTATCAGTGCCACCCAGGACATACCACCCAGTTACTCGcattaaaaagaattttataaGTAAAAATGCACTTGCTGTTATGACAGGGGAGCCGAAAAAGCCTCGACATTTTTGTGTTGATACAAGACAGGGAGATAAATATCTCCTTGAACCTTCAGGACTTTTTCCAAAATACATTAACAAAAAG AATTATGGCGTTTTACCAAAATACGTGATacagagaaatgaagaaatgaagagagaggaggaagaaTACCAAGCCAGTGTTTTGGAGCAACTCAAGAAGAAAGCTATGAAACTACTATCTGAAGAAGAAAGGACAAATGTTCTGAAG GCACTGAAAAAGAACTGGGAGGAAATAAATCGTGCATATCAAAGTCTTCCAATAGTAACAGACACCAGGTACAAGCAGATGCATAAAGAAGAGCTGGAATTAAAGCTGAAACAACTGGAGCATGACATAGCATCAATTGAGAAGCATAAATGTGTCTACATTGCAAACATATAA
- the ENKUR gene encoding enkurin isoform X1, with protein MATQSAPEGACDPPPRPKPPAKSDGYVGVTELLAGKGDWFRRSNASNGYISKLRELVKHEGDKNKSQWKTMGPAKVAVPSPNDFLQKRSKESKLAPKKKEEDGKKLLPLSVPPRTYHPVTRIKKNFISKNALAVMTGEPKKPRHFCVDTRQGDKYLLEPSGLFPKYINKKNYGVLPKYVIQRNEEMKREEEEYQASVLEQLKKKAMKLLSEEERTNVLKALKKNWEEINRAYQSLPIVTDTRYKQMHKEELELKLKQLEHDIASIEKHKCVYIANI; from the exons ATGGCCACGCAGAGCGCCCCGGAGGGCGCCTGTGACCCGCCGCCCCGGCCGAAGCCGCCCGCCAAATCTGACGGGTATGTGGGTGTCACAGAGCTGCTTGCGGGCAAGGGTGACTGGTTCCGGCGAAGCAATGCATCTAACGG GTATATATCCAAACTTAGAGAACTTGTGAAACATGAAGGagacaaaaataaatctcaGTGGAAAACTATGGGGCCAGCAAAAGTTGCAGTGCCATCTCCAAATGATTTTCTGCAGAAACGTTCCAAGGAGTCCAAGCTAGCACCAA aaaaaaaagaagaggatgGTAAAAAACTGCTCCCATTATCAGTGCCACCCAGGACATACCACCCAGTTACTCGcattaaaaagaattttataaGTAAAAATGCACTTGCTGTTATGACAGGGGAGCCGAAAAAGCCTCGACATTTTTGTGTTGATACAAGACAGGGAGATAAATATCTCCTTGAACCTTCAGGACTTTTTCCAAAATACATTAACAAAAAG AATTATGGCGTTTTACCAAAATACGTGATacagagaaatgaagaaatgaagagagaggaggaagaaTACCAAGCCAGTGTTTTGGAGCAACTCAAGAAGAAAGCTATGAAACTACTATCTGAAGAAGAAAGGACAAATGTTCTGAAG GCACTGAAAAAGAACTGGGAGGAAATAAATCGTGCATATCAAAGTCTTCCAATAGTAACAGACACCAGGTACAAGCAGATGCATAAAGAAGAGCTGGAATTAAAGCTGAAACAACTGGAGCATGACATAGCATCAATTGAGAAGCATAAATGTGTCTACATTGCAAACATATAA
- the ENKUR gene encoding enkurin isoform X3, with the protein MMASPHTSMYISKLRELVKHEGDKNKSQWKTMGPAKVAVPSPNDFLQKRSKESKLAPKKKEEDGKKLLPLSVPPRTYHPVTRIKKNFISKNALAVMTGEPKKPRHFCVDTRQGDKYLLEPSGLFPKYINKKNYGVLPKYVIQRNEEMKREEEEYQASVLEQLKKKAMKLLSEEERTNVLKALKKNWEEINRAYQSLPIVTDTRYKQMHKEELELKLKQLEHDIASIEKHKCVYIANI; encoded by the exons ATGATGGCTTCACCTCATACCAGTAT GTATATATCCAAACTTAGAGAACTTGTGAAACATGAAGGagacaaaaataaatctcaGTGGAAAACTATGGGGCCAGCAAAAGTTGCAGTGCCATCTCCAAATGATTTTCTGCAGAAACGTTCCAAGGAGTCCAAGCTAGCACCAA aaaaaaaagaagaggatgGTAAAAAACTGCTCCCATTATCAGTGCCACCCAGGACATACCACCCAGTTACTCGcattaaaaagaattttataaGTAAAAATGCACTTGCTGTTATGACAGGGGAGCCGAAAAAGCCTCGACATTTTTGTGTTGATACAAGACAGGGAGATAAATATCTCCTTGAACCTTCAGGACTTTTTCCAAAATACATTAACAAAAAG AATTATGGCGTTTTACCAAAATACGTGATacagagaaatgaagaaatgaagagagaggaggaagaaTACCAAGCCAGTGTTTTGGAGCAACTCAAGAAGAAAGCTATGAAACTACTATCTGAAGAAGAAAGGACAAATGTTCTGAAG GCACTGAAAAAGAACTGGGAGGAAATAAATCGTGCATATCAAAGTCTTCCAATAGTAACAGACACCAGGTACAAGCAGATGCATAAAGAAGAGCTGGAATTAAAGCTGAAACAACTGGAGCATGACATAGCATCAATTGAGAAGCATAAATGTGTCTACATTGCAAACATATAA